A stretch of Enterobacter cloacae complex sp. ECNIH7 DNA encodes these proteins:
- a CDS encoding inovirus Gp2 family protein: MELYHGSHGEHVLAYKKNIERVVNDALSEFPRTMALRVDVHYPPILDRGDTVCCFPNLEPGAISRFRNALNAMLEANERARAANGKRIYPNRVRHVWVREFSEEGKCHFHIGLFFNKDAYYHLGDYEAESNLRMMIVRAWYSALGLELDDYPGLAHYPENCRYILDVNDFNFEGEYNKLLNRLDYLAKLDTKVYGDGDRSFGCSRG; this comes from the coding sequence ATGGAATTATATCATGGTTCACATGGTGAGCATGTGCTCGCCTATAAAAAAAATATTGAACGAGTCGTCAATGATGCACTCAGTGAATTCCCCAGAACAATGGCATTACGTGTTGATGTACATTACCCCCCCATTCTAGACAGAGGTGATACTGTTTGCTGTTTTCCTAATCTAGAGCCTGGTGCCATATCCCGTTTCCGTAATGCATTAAATGCCATGTTGGAGGCCAATGAGAGAGCCAGAGCCGCCAACGGTAAAAGAATATATCCAAACCGAGTTCGTCATGTTTGGGTAAGGGAGTTTTCCGAAGAGGGAAAATGTCATTTTCATATTGGTCTTTTTTTTAACAAAGATGCTTATTACCATTTAGGTGATTATGAGGCTGAAAGCAATTTAAGGATGATGATTGTAAGAGCATGGTATAGCGCACTGGGATTGGAACTGGATGATTATCCGGGATTGGCTCACTACCCTGAAAATTGTCGTTATATATTAGACGTCAATGATTTTAACTTTGAAGGAGAATACAATAAATTACTGAATCGTCTTGACTACCTGGCTAAACTTGATACAAAAGTATACGGAGATGGCGACCGTAGCTTCGGCTGCAGTCGCGGGTAA
- the hdeB gene encoding acid-activated periplasmic chaperone HdeB, with protein sequence MISYQELVRTFPKALVLTVAATTFCLMTSPAFAVEETTPQNMTCQEFMDMNPKSMTPVAFWVVNRNTDFSGGDYVDWHEVETVSVPKMLQECHKNPAAKLGDLSAVIKK encoded by the coding sequence ATGATCTCATATCAGGAACTTGTTCGCACCTTCCCTAAAGCACTCGTATTGACCGTGGCGGCTACCACATTCTGTCTGATGACCAGCCCGGCGTTCGCGGTTGAGGAAACCACGCCGCAGAATATGACCTGTCAGGAATTTATGGATATGAACCCAAAAAGCATGACCCCGGTGGCCTTCTGGGTAGTGAATCGCAACACCGACTTTAGCGGCGGCGACTATGTTGACTGGCATGAAGTCGAGACCGTTTCGGTACCGAAAATGCTGCAGGAGTGCCACAAGAACCCCGCCGCTAAACTTGGCGATCTCAGCGCGGTCATCAAAAAATAA
- a CDS encoding MIP/aquaporin family protein: MNQTSTLTGQCVAEFLGTGLLIFFGAGCVAALRVAGASFGQWEISIIWGLGVAMAIYLTAGVSGAHLNPAVTIALWLFACFERRKVLPFIVAQTAGAFCAAALVYGLYRQLFLDLEQSQHIVRGTAASLNLAGVFSTYPHPHITFIQAFAVETTITAILMAMIMALTDDGNGIPRGPLAPLLIGLLIAVIGASMGPLTGFALNPARDFGPKLFTSLAGWGSIAFTGGLAIPYFLVPLLAPVVGAIIGAFLYRKLIGRLLPCECGIDE, translated from the coding sequence ATGAACCAGACTTCTACCTTAACCGGGCAGTGCGTGGCCGAGTTTCTTGGCACCGGATTGCTCATTTTCTTCGGCGCGGGCTGCGTCGCTGCGCTGCGGGTCGCCGGGGCCAGCTTTGGTCAGTGGGAGATCAGTATTATCTGGGGCCTTGGCGTCGCCATGGCCATCTACCTGACGGCCGGTGTCTCCGGCGCGCACCTTAATCCGGCGGTGACCATTGCCCTGTGGCTGTTCGCCTGTTTTGAACGCCGCAAGGTGCTGCCGTTTATTGTTGCCCAGACGGCCGGGGCCTTCTGCGCCGCCGCGCTGGTGTATGGGCTCTATCGCCAGCTGTTTCTCGATCTTGAACAGAGTCAGCATATCGTGCGCGGCACTGCCGCCAGCCTTAACCTGGCCGGGGTCTTTTCCACGTACCCGCATCCACATATCACTTTTATACAAGCGTTTGCCGTTGAGACCACCATCACGGCAATCCTGATGGCGATGATCATGGCCCTGACCGACGACGGCAACGGAATTCCGCGCGGGCCGCTGGCGCCGTTGCTGATTGGCTTGCTGATCGCCGTGATCGGCGCGTCGATGGGGCCGCTAACCGGCTTTGCGCTGAATCCGGCGCGCGACTTCGGCCCAAAACTGTTTACCAGTCTGGCCGGGTGGGGCTCGATCGCCTTTACCGGTGGGCTGGCGATCCCTTACTTTCTGGTGCCGCTGCTGGCGCCGGTGGTGGGGGCGATTATCGGGGCGTTTTTGTATCGCAAGCTTATCGGCCGCCTTCTGCCGTGCGAATGCGGTATCGATGAGTAA
- a CDS encoding DUF1187 family protein has protein sequence MYLITGLIHKAGGAPVTWKHYSSHKLTLEQCVKMLSRPKAAGKSYGYPVTITDYHCKKMVGNDR, from the coding sequence ATGTATCTAATCACAGGATTAATACACAAGGCAGGGGGAGCGCCTGTCACATGGAAACATTATTCTTCCCATAAGCTTACACTGGAGCAGTGTGTAAAAATGCTATCCAGGCCAAAGGCGGCGGGTAAAAGCTATGGATATCCGGTTACGATTACTGATTACCACTGCAAAAAAATGGTGGGAAATGACCGGTAA
- a CDS encoding helix-turn-helix domain-containing protein translates to MTKKVNLMTDAGSIASTVNEAVSQRIKLYRKQKKISLDELSRRAGVSKGALVEIEGCRANPSIALLCRLAVAMGVSVADFVDVSSKPTVHLIAEEEIPELWQGEKGGRARLLAGSGGPDMTEMWMWEMQPGEKFASPGHTDGTLELFYVQEGTLTLGVQDHLYQVNTNCSATARTDVAHCYENRGASPLVFIMTVHEKSS, encoded by the coding sequence ATGACTAAAAAAGTCAATTTAATGACCGATGCTGGTTCGATTGCCAGCACAGTAAATGAAGCTGTATCTCAGCGGATTAAGCTGTATCGCAAACAAAAAAAAATCTCCCTTGATGAACTCTCCCGCCGGGCGGGCGTCAGCAAGGGTGCACTGGTTGAAATTGAGGGGTGCCGGGCAAATCCCAGTATTGCTCTGTTGTGCCGCCTGGCCGTCGCGATGGGGGTTTCGGTGGCAGACTTTGTGGATGTCAGTTCGAAACCAACGGTGCATCTCATCGCTGAAGAGGAAATCCCCGAATTATGGCAAGGCGAAAAAGGCGGACGAGCCAGACTGCTTGCAGGATCAGGTGGCCCTGATATGACCGAGATGTGGATGTGGGAAATGCAACCGGGGGAAAAGTTTGCTTCCCCCGGCCACACAGATGGAACGCTTGAATTGTTTTACGTCCAGGAAGGCACACTCACACTGGGTGTACAAGATCACCTGTATCAAGTGAACACCAACTGTTCGGCAACCGCGAGAACAGACGTTGCGCATTGCTATGAAAACCGAGGAGCGAGCCCATTGGTGTTCATCATGACGGTACATGAGAAATCATCCTGA
- a CDS encoding helix-turn-helix domain-containing protein: MSIYEQSRTSLSELVSTSELAHLLNLKAQTIRKWLCQDKLPNGLPRPKKINSRHYWLRKDIDRFLLTFSVYCN, from the coding sequence ATGAGCATATATGAGCAATCCAGAACATCTTTATCTGAACTTGTTTCCACAAGTGAGTTAGCACATCTATTAAACCTTAAAGCCCAAACAATTCGAAAATGGCTTTGCCAAGACAAGCTGCCTAATGGTTTACCACGCCCAAAGAAAATTAACAGCCGACATTATTGGTTACGCAAAGACATTGATAGGTTCCTATTAACCTTCTCAGTATATTGTAATTAA
- a CDS encoding diol dehydratase reactivase subunit alpha, producing the protein MPLIAGIDIGNATTEVALASDDPQARAFVASGIVATTGMKGTRDNIAGTLAALEQALAKTPWSMSDVSRIYLNEAAPVIGDVAMETITETIITESTMIGHNPQTPGGVGVGVGTTIALGRLATLPAAQYAEGWIVLIDDAVDFLDAVWWLNEALDRGINVVAAILKKDDGVLVNNRLRKTLPVVDEVTLLEQVPEGVMAAVEVAAPGQVVRILSNPYGIATFFGLSPEETQAIVPIARALIGNRSAVVLKTPQGDVQSRVIPAGNLYISGEKRRGEADVAEGAEAIMQAMSACAPVRDIRGEPGTHAGGMLERVRKVMASLTGHEMSAIYIQDLLAVDTFIPRKVQGGMAGECAMENAVGMAAMVKADRLQMQVIARELSARLQTEVVVGGVEANMAIAGALTTPGCAAPLAILDLGAGSTDAAIVNAEGQITAVHLAGAGNMVSLLIKTELGLEDLSLAEAIKKYPLAKVESLFSIRHENGAVEFFREALSPAVFAKVVYIKEGELVPIDNASPLEKIRLVRRQAKEKVFVTNCLRALRQVSPGGSIRDIAFVVLVGGSSLDFEIPQLITEALSHYGVVAGQGNIRGTEGPRNAVATGLLLAGQAN; encoded by the coding sequence ATGCCGTTAATAGCCGGGATTGATATCGGCAACGCCACCACCGAGGTGGCGCTGGCGTCCGACGACCCGCAGGCGAGGGCGTTTGTTGCCAGCGGGATCGTCGCGACGACGGGCATGAAAGGGACGCGGGACAATATCGCCGGGACCCTCGCCGCGCTGGAGCAGGCCCTGGCGAAAACACCGTGGTCGATGAGCGATGTCTCTCGCATCTATCTTAACGAAGCCGCGCCGGTGATTGGCGATGTGGCGATGGAGACCATCACCGAGACCATTATCACCGAATCGACCATGATCGGTCATAACCCGCAGACGCCGGGCGGGGTGGGCGTTGGCGTGGGGACGACTATCGCCCTCGGGCGGCTGGCGACGCTGCCGGCGGCGCAGTATGCCGAGGGGTGGATCGTACTGATTGACGACGCCGTCGATTTCCTTGACGCCGTGTGGTGGCTCAATGAGGCGCTCGACCGGGGGATCAACGTGGTGGCGGCGATCCTCAAAAAGGACGACGGCGTGCTGGTGAACAACCGCCTGCGTAAAACCCTGCCGGTGGTAGATGAAGTGACGCTCCTGGAGCAGGTCCCCGAGGGGGTGATGGCGGCGGTGGAAGTGGCCGCGCCGGGCCAGGTGGTGCGGATCCTGTCGAATCCCTACGGGATCGCCACCTTCTTCGGGCTAAGCCCGGAAGAGACCCAGGCCATCGTCCCCATCGCCCGCGCCCTGATTGGCAACCGTTCAGCGGTGGTGCTCAAGACCCCGCAGGGGGACGTGCAGTCGCGGGTGATCCCGGCGGGCAACCTCTACATTAGCGGCGAAAAGCGCCGCGGAGAGGCCGATGTCGCCGAGGGCGCGGAAGCCATCATGCAGGCGATGAGCGCCTGTGCTCCGGTACGCGACATCCGCGGCGAACCGGGCACTCACGCCGGCGGCATGCTTGAGCGGGTGCGCAAGGTAATGGCGTCCCTGACCGGCCATGAGATGAGCGCGATATACATCCAGGATCTGCTGGCGGTGGATACGTTTATTCCGCGCAAGGTGCAGGGCGGGATGGCCGGCGAGTGCGCCATGGAAAATGCCGTCGGGATGGCGGCGATGGTGAAAGCGGACCGTCTGCAAATGCAGGTTATCGCCCGCGAACTGAGCGCCCGACTGCAGACCGAGGTGGTGGTGGGCGGCGTGGAGGCCAACATGGCCATCGCCGGGGCGTTAACCACTCCCGGCTGTGCGGCGCCGCTGGCGATCCTCGATCTCGGCGCCGGCTCGACGGATGCGGCGATCGTCAACGCGGAGGGGCAGATAACGGCGGTCCATCTCGCCGGGGCGGGGAATATGGTCAGCCTGTTGATTAAAACCGAGCTGGGCCTCGAGGATCTTTCGCTGGCGGAAGCGATAAAAAAATACCCGCTGGCCAAAGTGGAAAGCCTGTTCAGTATTCGTCACGAGAATGGCGCGGTGGAGTTCTTTCGGGAAGCCCTCAGCCCGGCGGTGTTCGCCAAAGTGGTGTACATCAAGGAGGGCGAACTGGTGCCGATCGATAACGCCAGCCCGCTGGAAAAAATTCGTCTCGTGCGCCGGCAGGCGAAAGAGAAAGTGTTTGTCACCAACTGCCTGCGCGCGCTGCGCCAGGTCTCACCCGGCGGTTCCATTCGCGATATCGCCTTTGTGGTGCTGGTGGGCGGCTCATCGCTGGACTTTGAGATCCCGCAGCTTATCACGGAAGCCTTGTCGCACTATGGCGTAGTCGCCGGGCAGGGCAATATTCGGGGAACAGAAGGGCCGCGCAATGCGGTCGCCACCGGGCTGCTACTGGCCGGTCAGGCGAATTAA
- a CDS encoding B3/B4 domain-containing protein produces the protein MLTVSPSIAPEIYRIAPGFRALSIYVNAAPVLNPDIGETALREACEAVLVGEPEWAESHLAAWAEIFQTFGAKPKRTPCSADALRKRVLRDGAMPALDPIVDLYNAVSLRYAVPVGGENIAAYQGLPRLVVATGTEPFDTVKEGEIAVEYPSQGEVIWRDDAGVTCRRWNWRQGVRTRLDVEAQHMWFILESLPQMPLEKLHEAGKMLTDGLEAMTPGLRVDVTLIEEQQP, from the coding sequence GTGTTAACAGTATCTCCGTCAATTGCCCCTGAAATTTATCGTATTGCACCCGGTTTCCGGGCACTCAGTATCTATGTAAACGCTGCGCCGGTGCTGAACCCTGATATTGGTGAAACAGCGCTGAGAGAAGCTTGTGAAGCGGTTCTTGTCGGTGAGCCTGAGTGGGCAGAATCGCATTTAGCTGCATGGGCTGAGATTTTTCAGACGTTTGGCGCTAAGCCTAAACGCACCCCTTGTTCAGCTGATGCGTTACGTAAGCGTGTATTACGTGACGGCGCGATGCCAGCACTTGACCCCATCGTTGATCTCTATAATGCCGTTAGCCTTCGCTACGCCGTGCCGGTGGGGGGCGAGAACATTGCTGCCTATCAGGGGCTACCACGCCTCGTTGTGGCAACAGGCACTGAGCCGTTTGATACGGTAAAAGAGGGTGAAATCGCCGTTGAATATCCTTCGCAAGGTGAAGTTATCTGGCGTGATGATGCCGGTGTGACCTGCCGTCGCTGGAACTGGCGACAAGGAGTCAGAACCCGCTTAGATGTGGAAGCACAGCACATGTGGTTTATTCTGGAGAGTCTGCCGCAAATGCCACTGGAAAAACTTCACGAAGCCGGGAAGATGCTGACCGATGGCCTCGAAGCAATGACGCCAGGTCTGCGGGTTGACGTAACTCTCATTGAAGAGCAACAACCGTAA
- a CDS encoding helix-turn-helix domain-containing protein, producing the protein MKKKSTRTDTHYLKVIMEKIEPFLNYEIYGANTRFTINEKHNEKCYFIKSGAVSLYRYPDGVLLEIFDAPTLRGYIPLIKDSETEYVIKLLLASEVAIVSKEALFNLLSTQNLWEEFARYQMALISSVSEVIYRLSTPNSYESIRHQLIELMAKPSEIRELITAENYIRCKTRMSRSSIMRILSDLKTGGYITIERGILRGVHNLPLKY; encoded by the coding sequence ATGAAAAAAAAATCAACCCGCACTGATACCCATTATCTTAAAGTGATAATGGAAAAAATTGAACCATTTTTAAATTATGAGATTTATGGTGCAAATACACGGTTTACTATTAATGAAAAACATAACGAAAAATGTTATTTCATTAAAAGCGGTGCGGTTTCGTTGTATCGGTATCCTGACGGAGTATTACTGGAAATTTTTGATGCGCCGACACTAAGAGGTTACATACCACTCATTAAAGACAGTGAAACAGAATATGTTATCAAGCTATTATTAGCATCCGAGGTTGCGATTGTTTCCAAAGAAGCATTGTTTAATTTATTATCGACTCAAAATTTATGGGAAGAGTTCGCACGTTATCAAATGGCGCTTATTTCATCTGTATCAGAAGTCATTTACAGACTATCGACGCCTAACAGTTATGAGTCAATCCGCCATCAGTTGATTGAATTGATGGCAAAGCCGAGTGAAATCAGGGAACTCATTACGGCTGAGAACTATATCCGCTGTAAAACCCGCATGTCCCGAAGCAGTATAATGCGGATATTATCGGATCTTAAAACAGGTGGTTATATTACGATTGAAAGAGGGATTCTACGTGGAGTGCATAATCTCCCGCTAAAATACTAG